A DNA window from Salvelinus sp. IW2-2015 linkage group LG4q.1:29, ASM291031v2, whole genome shotgun sequence contains the following coding sequences:
- the LOC111962228 gene encoding SRSF protein kinase 2-like isoform X3 gives MKVVKSAQHYTETALDEIKLLRCVRESDPSDQNKEMVVQLIDDFKISGINGIHVCMVFEVLGHHLLKWIIKSNYQGLPLPCVKSIIKQVLQGLDYLHSKCKIVHTDIKPENILMCVDDAFVRRMAVEATEWQKAGAPPPSGSAVSTAPQVKSVGKISKNKKKKLKKKQKRQTELLERRMLEIEALEKEAEKQRATEGPEGEGLTHSPKHTPRNAALGPAVALGESDDDDDDDEEDGDEEEEGEAERERPTRLTNHTCAALPREQSEVPTTPEAAAEPEGEPTPSPAPDTETQTPTPTPTTPGDGNTANPESEAEEEDEKEDWKEAVKEEEEEEEDGEDDEEDEEDLVTAPSEPPPAVEKEEKDRRTEEEEKSEETKEQETDKEEEDDDDDDDDDDDEEDDDADETETGANDLSNSISTATGQNNNTPKTNGHVLLGGEERERERGPRANHPVPTSSPIHLHCPLVESEFSCTDRDQSSLSSFYELFNGEVVTPGLTNGAQRHRGTAPRFPELPLDPDPGIPVTVGGAGHTGGATSPHSPTADRSRTVSLSSTGDMPKDDVVLAKAKAADLLVNPLDPRNADTLRVKIADLGNACWVHKHFTEDIQTRQYRSIEVLIGAGYSTPADIWSTACMAFELATGDYLFEPHSGEDYSRDEDHIALITELLGKVPRKVVAAGKYSREFFSKKGELRHITKLKPWSLFDVLVEKYGWAPEDAGHFTHFLLPMLEMVPEKRASAGDCLSHPWLNS, from the exons ATGAAGGTGGTGAAGAGTGCTCAGCATTACACAGAGACAGCACTGGATGAGATCAAACTGCTCAGATGT GTGAGAGAGAGTGACCCCTCTGACCAAAACAAAGAAATGGTGGTTCAGCTGATAGACGACTTCAAGATCTCTGGAATCAACGGAATAC ATGTGTGTATGGTGTTTGAGGTTCTGGGGCACCATCTTCTAAAATGGATCATCAAGTCCAACTACCAGGGCCTTCCTCTACCCTGTGTCAAGAGTATTATCAAACAg gTTCTGCAGGGCTTGGACTACCTCCACAGCAAGTGTAAGATTGTCCACACGGACATCAAGCCGGAGAACATCCTGATGTGTGTGGACGATGCGTTTGTCCGCCGCATGGCCGTGGAGGCCACAGAGTGGCAGAAGGCCGGGGCACCCCCGCCCTCTGGATCAGCAG TCAGCACAGCACCACAGGTCAAATCG gtgGGGAAGATCtcgaagaacaagaagaagaagctgAAGAAGAAGCAGAAACGTCAGACCGagctgttggagagacgcatgCTGGAGATCGAGGCCCTGGAGAAAGAGGCTGAGAAACAGAGGGCCACAGAGGGCCCCGAAGGTGAGGGGTTGACCCActccccaaaacacacaccccGCAACGCGGCACTGGGGCCCGCCGTCGCACTGGGTGAGAGCGATGACGACGATGATGACGATGAAGAGGatggagacgaggaggaggaaggagaggcggAGAGGGAGAGGCCCACCAGGCTAACCAATCACACTT GTGCTGCCCTGCCCCGGGAGCAGTCAGAGGTTCCCACCACGCCAGAGGCAGCAGCAGAGCCGGAGGGGGAGCCCACCCCCAGCCCTGctccagacacagagacacagaccccCACGCCCACCCCCACCACACCTGGGGATGGCAACACAGCCAATCCAGAGAgcgaggcggaggaggaggacgagaaggAGGATTGGAAAGAGGCCgtaaaggaagaggaagaggaggaggaggatggggaagatgacgaagaggatgaagaggactTGGTTACAGCTCCGTCCGAGCCACCGCCGGcggtagagaaagaggagaaggataggaggacagaggaggaggagaagagtgaggagaccaaggagcAGGAAACGGACAAAGAGGAAGAGGACGATGACgacgatgatgacgatgatgatgatgaagaagacGATGACGCCGATGAAACAGAGACGGGCGCTAACGACCTCAGCAACTCCATATCCACCGCCACGGGCCAGAACAACAACACCCCCAAAACCAACGGCCACGTCCTActggggggtgaggagagggagagggagagaggtcccAGAGCCAACCATCCAGTCCCTACCTCCTCCCCCATCCATCTGCACTGCCCCCTGGTGGAGTCAGAGTTCAGCTGCACGGACAGGGACCAAAGCTCCCTCAGCTCCTTCTATGAGCTCTTCAACGGCGAGGTGGTTACGCCAGGCCTGACCAACGGGGCGCAGCGCCACAGGGGCACGGCGCCACGCTTCCCCGAGTTGCCGCTGGACCCCGACCCGGGAATCCCCGTCACAGTGGGCGGAGCTGGTCACACAGGGGGTGCGACCTCCCCTCACAGCCCCACTGCAGACCGCAGCCGTACTGTGTCGTTGTCTAGCACCGGGGACATGCCTAAAG ATGATGTGGTTCTAGCCAAGGCCAAAGCAGCAGACCTGCTGGTTAACCCCCTGGACCCCCGCAACGCTGACACACTCCGAGTCAAGATAGCTGACCTTGGCAACGCCTGCTGGGTG CACAAGCACTTCACAGAGGACATCCAGACCAGACAGTACCGCTCCATAGAGGTTCTGATAGGAGCTGGCTACAGCACTCCTGCTGACATTTGGAGCACCGCCTGCatg GCGTTTGAGCTGGCTACAGGAGACTACCTGTTTGAGCCCCACTCTGGGGAGGACTACTCCCGGGATGAGG ATCACATCGCTCTGATCACGGAGCTTCTGGGGAAGGTTCCACGCAAAGTGGTCGCCGCCGGGAAGTACAGCCGAGAGTTTTTCTCCAAGAAAG GTGAGCTGAGGCACATCACCAAGCTGAAGCCCTGGTCCCTGTTTGATGTGTTGGTGGAGAAGTATGGCTGGGCCCCTGAGGACGCCGGCCATTTCACCCACTTCCTGCTGCCCATGCTGGAGATGGTCCCCGAAAAGAGGGCCTCGGCTGGGGACTGCCTCAGCCACCCCTGGCTCAACTCGTAG
- the LOC111962228 gene encoding SRSF protein kinase 2-like isoform X1 → MKVVKSAQHYTETALDEIKLLRCVRESDPSDQNKEMVVQLIDDFKISGINGIHVCMVFEVLGHHLLKWIIKSNYQGLPLPCVKSIIKQVLQGLDYLHSKCKIVHTDIKPENILMCVDDAFVRRMAVEATEWQKAGAPPPSGSAVSTAPQVKSVGKISKNKKKKLKKKQKRQTELLERRMLEIEALEKEAEKQRATEGPEGEGLTHSPKHTPRNAALGPAVALGESDDDDDDDEEDGDEEEEGEAERERPTRLTNHTCAALPREQSEVPTTPEAAAEPEGEPTPSPAPDTETQTPTPTPTTPGDGNTANPESEAEEEDEKEDWKEAVKEEEEEEEDGEDDEEDEEDLVTAPSEPPPAVEKEEKDRRTEEEEKSEETKEQETDKEEEDDDDDDDDDDDEEDDDADETETGANDLSNSISTATGQNNNTPKTNGHVLLGGEERERERGPRANHPVPTSSPIHLHCPLVESEFSCTDRDQSSLSSFYELFNGEVVTPGLTNGAQRHRGTAPRFPELPLDPDPGIPVTVGGAGHTGGATSPHSPTADRSRTVSLSSTGDMPKDDVVLAKAKAADLLVNPLDPRNADTLRVKIADLGNACWVHKHFTEDIQTRQYRSIEVLIGAGYSTPADIWSTACMAFELATGDYLFEPHSGEDYSRDEDHIAHIIELLGVIPRHFALSGKYSREFFNRRDHIALITELLGKVPRKVVAAGKYSREFFSKKGELRHITKLKPWSLFDVLVEKYGWAPEDAGHFTHFLLPMLEMVPEKRASAGDCLSHPWLNS, encoded by the exons ATGAAGGTGGTGAAGAGTGCTCAGCATTACACAGAGACAGCACTGGATGAGATCAAACTGCTCAGATGT GTGAGAGAGAGTGACCCCTCTGACCAAAACAAAGAAATGGTGGTTCAGCTGATAGACGACTTCAAGATCTCTGGAATCAACGGAATAC ATGTGTGTATGGTGTTTGAGGTTCTGGGGCACCATCTTCTAAAATGGATCATCAAGTCCAACTACCAGGGCCTTCCTCTACCCTGTGTCAAGAGTATTATCAAACAg gTTCTGCAGGGCTTGGACTACCTCCACAGCAAGTGTAAGATTGTCCACACGGACATCAAGCCGGAGAACATCCTGATGTGTGTGGACGATGCGTTTGTCCGCCGCATGGCCGTGGAGGCCACAGAGTGGCAGAAGGCCGGGGCACCCCCGCCCTCTGGATCAGCAG TCAGCACAGCACCACAGGTCAAATCG gtgGGGAAGATCtcgaagaacaagaagaagaagctgAAGAAGAAGCAGAAACGTCAGACCGagctgttggagagacgcatgCTGGAGATCGAGGCCCTGGAGAAAGAGGCTGAGAAACAGAGGGCCACAGAGGGCCCCGAAGGTGAGGGGTTGACCCActccccaaaacacacaccccGCAACGCGGCACTGGGGCCCGCCGTCGCACTGGGTGAGAGCGATGACGACGATGATGACGATGAAGAGGatggagacgaggaggaggaaggagaggcggAGAGGGAGAGGCCCACCAGGCTAACCAATCACACTT GTGCTGCCCTGCCCCGGGAGCAGTCAGAGGTTCCCACCACGCCAGAGGCAGCAGCAGAGCCGGAGGGGGAGCCCACCCCCAGCCCTGctccagacacagagacacagaccccCACGCCCACCCCCACCACACCTGGGGATGGCAACACAGCCAATCCAGAGAgcgaggcggaggaggaggacgagaaggAGGATTGGAAAGAGGCCgtaaaggaagaggaagaggaggaggaggatggggaagatgacgaagaggatgaagaggactTGGTTACAGCTCCGTCCGAGCCACCGCCGGcggtagagaaagaggagaaggataggaggacagaggaggaggagaagagtgaggagaccaaggagcAGGAAACGGACAAAGAGGAAGAGGACGATGACgacgatgatgacgatgatgatgatgaagaagacGATGACGCCGATGAAACAGAGACGGGCGCTAACGACCTCAGCAACTCCATATCCACCGCCACGGGCCAGAACAACAACACCCCCAAAACCAACGGCCACGTCCTActggggggtgaggagagggagagggagagaggtcccAGAGCCAACCATCCAGTCCCTACCTCCTCCCCCATCCATCTGCACTGCCCCCTGGTGGAGTCAGAGTTCAGCTGCACGGACAGGGACCAAAGCTCCCTCAGCTCCTTCTATGAGCTCTTCAACGGCGAGGTGGTTACGCCAGGCCTGACCAACGGGGCGCAGCGCCACAGGGGCACGGCGCCACGCTTCCCCGAGTTGCCGCTGGACCCCGACCCGGGAATCCCCGTCACAGTGGGCGGAGCTGGTCACACAGGGGGTGCGACCTCCCCTCACAGCCCCACTGCAGACCGCAGCCGTACTGTGTCGTTGTCTAGCACCGGGGACATGCCTAAAG ATGATGTGGTTCTAGCCAAGGCCAAAGCAGCAGACCTGCTGGTTAACCCCCTGGACCCCCGCAACGCTGACACACTCCGAGTCAAGATAGCTGACCTTGGCAACGCCTGCTGGGTG CACAAGCACTTCACAGAGGACATCCAGACCAGACAGTACCGCTCCATAGAGGTTCTGATAGGAGCTGGCTACAGCACTCCTGCTGACATTTGGAGCACCGCCTGCatg GCGTTTGAGCTGGCTACAGGAGACTACCTGTTTGAGCCCCACTCTGGGGAGGACTACTCCCGGGATGAGG acCATATTGCCCACATCATTGAGCTGCTGGGCGTTATTCCACGGCACTTTGCGCTCTCCGGAAAATATTCCCGGGAGTTCTTCAACCGAAGAG ATCACATCGCTCTGATCACGGAGCTTCTGGGGAAGGTTCCACGCAAAGTGGTCGCCGCCGGGAAGTACAGCCGAGAGTTTTTCTCCAAGAAAG GTGAGCTGAGGCACATCACCAAGCTGAAGCCCTGGTCCCTGTTTGATGTGTTGGTGGAGAAGTATGGCTGGGCCCCTGAGGACGCCGGCCATTTCACCCACTTCCTGCTGCCCATGCTGGAGATGGTCCCCGAAAAGAGGGCCTCGGCTGGGGACTGCCTCAGCCACCCCTGGCTCAACTCGTAG
- the LOC111962228 gene encoding SRSF protein kinase 2-like isoform X4: MKVVKSAQHYTETALDEIKLLRCVRESDPSDQNKEMVVQLIDDFKISGINGIHVCMVFEVLGHHLLKWIIKSNYQGLPLPCVKSIIKQVLQGLDYLHSKCKIVHTDIKPENILMCVDDAFVRRMAVEATEWQKAGAPPPSGSAVSTAPQVKSVGKISKNKKKKLKKKQKRQTELLERRMLEIEALEKEAEKQRATEGPEGEGLTHSPKHTPRNAALGPAVALGESDDDDDDDEEDGDEEEEGEAERERPTRLTNHTCAALPREQSEVPTTPEAAAEPEGEPTPSPAPDTETQTPTPTPTTPGDGNTANPESEAEEEDEKEDWKEAVKEEEEEEEDGEDDEEDEEDLVTAPSEPPPAVEKEEKDRRTEEEEKSEETKEQETDKEEEDDDDDDDDDDDEEDDDADETETGANDLSNSISTATGQNNNTPKTNGHVLLGGEERERERGPRANHPVPTSSPIHLHCPLVESEFSCTDRDQSSLSSFYELFNGEVVTPGLTNGAQRHRGTAPRFPELPLDPDPGIPVTVGGAGHTGGATSPHSPTADRSRTVSLSSTGDMPKDDVVLAKAKAADLLVNPLDPRNADTLRVKIADLGNACWVHKHFTEDIQTRQYRSIEVLIGAGYSTPADIWSTACMAFELATGDYLFEPHSGEDYSRDEDHIAHIIELLGVIPRHFALSGKYSREFFNRRGELRHITKLKPWSLFDVLVEKYGWAPEDAGHFTHFLLPMLEMVPEKRASAGDCLSHPWLNS; this comes from the exons ATGAAGGTGGTGAAGAGTGCTCAGCATTACACAGAGACAGCACTGGATGAGATCAAACTGCTCAGATGT GTGAGAGAGAGTGACCCCTCTGACCAAAACAAAGAAATGGTGGTTCAGCTGATAGACGACTTCAAGATCTCTGGAATCAACGGAATAC ATGTGTGTATGGTGTTTGAGGTTCTGGGGCACCATCTTCTAAAATGGATCATCAAGTCCAACTACCAGGGCCTTCCTCTACCCTGTGTCAAGAGTATTATCAAACAg gTTCTGCAGGGCTTGGACTACCTCCACAGCAAGTGTAAGATTGTCCACACGGACATCAAGCCGGAGAACATCCTGATGTGTGTGGACGATGCGTTTGTCCGCCGCATGGCCGTGGAGGCCACAGAGTGGCAGAAGGCCGGGGCACCCCCGCCCTCTGGATCAGCAG TCAGCACAGCACCACAGGTCAAATCG gtgGGGAAGATCtcgaagaacaagaagaagaagctgAAGAAGAAGCAGAAACGTCAGACCGagctgttggagagacgcatgCTGGAGATCGAGGCCCTGGAGAAAGAGGCTGAGAAACAGAGGGCCACAGAGGGCCCCGAAGGTGAGGGGTTGACCCActccccaaaacacacaccccGCAACGCGGCACTGGGGCCCGCCGTCGCACTGGGTGAGAGCGATGACGACGATGATGACGATGAAGAGGatggagacgaggaggaggaaggagaggcggAGAGGGAGAGGCCCACCAGGCTAACCAATCACACTT GTGCTGCCCTGCCCCGGGAGCAGTCAGAGGTTCCCACCACGCCAGAGGCAGCAGCAGAGCCGGAGGGGGAGCCCACCCCCAGCCCTGctccagacacagagacacagaccccCACGCCCACCCCCACCACACCTGGGGATGGCAACACAGCCAATCCAGAGAgcgaggcggaggaggaggacgagaaggAGGATTGGAAAGAGGCCgtaaaggaagaggaagaggaggaggaggatggggaagatgacgaagaggatgaagaggactTGGTTACAGCTCCGTCCGAGCCACCGCCGGcggtagagaaagaggagaaggataggaggacagaggaggaggagaagagtgaggagaccaaggagcAGGAAACGGACAAAGAGGAAGAGGACGATGACgacgatgatgacgatgatgatgatgaagaagacGATGACGCCGATGAAACAGAGACGGGCGCTAACGACCTCAGCAACTCCATATCCACCGCCACGGGCCAGAACAACAACACCCCCAAAACCAACGGCCACGTCCTActggggggtgaggagagggagagggagagaggtcccAGAGCCAACCATCCAGTCCCTACCTCCTCCCCCATCCATCTGCACTGCCCCCTGGTGGAGTCAGAGTTCAGCTGCACGGACAGGGACCAAAGCTCCCTCAGCTCCTTCTATGAGCTCTTCAACGGCGAGGTGGTTACGCCAGGCCTGACCAACGGGGCGCAGCGCCACAGGGGCACGGCGCCACGCTTCCCCGAGTTGCCGCTGGACCCCGACCCGGGAATCCCCGTCACAGTGGGCGGAGCTGGTCACACAGGGGGTGCGACCTCCCCTCACAGCCCCACTGCAGACCGCAGCCGTACTGTGTCGTTGTCTAGCACCGGGGACATGCCTAAAG ATGATGTGGTTCTAGCCAAGGCCAAAGCAGCAGACCTGCTGGTTAACCCCCTGGACCCCCGCAACGCTGACACACTCCGAGTCAAGATAGCTGACCTTGGCAACGCCTGCTGGGTG CACAAGCACTTCACAGAGGACATCCAGACCAGACAGTACCGCTCCATAGAGGTTCTGATAGGAGCTGGCTACAGCACTCCTGCTGACATTTGGAGCACCGCCTGCatg GCGTTTGAGCTGGCTACAGGAGACTACCTGTTTGAGCCCCACTCTGGGGAGGACTACTCCCGGGATGAGG acCATATTGCCCACATCATTGAGCTGCTGGGCGTTATTCCACGGCACTTTGCGCTCTCCGGAAAATATTCCCGGGAGTTCTTCAACCGAAGAG GTGAGCTGAGGCACATCACCAAGCTGAAGCCCTGGTCCCTGTTTGATGTGTTGGTGGAGAAGTATGGCTGGGCCCCTGAGGACGCCGGCCATTTCACCCACTTCCTGCTGCCCATGCTGGAGATGGTCCCCGAAAAGAGGGCCTCGGCTGGGGACTGCCTCAGCCACCCCTGGCTCAACTCGTAG
- the LOC111962228 gene encoding SRSF protein kinase 2-like isoform X6 codes for MKVVKSAQHYTETALDEIKLLRCVRESDPSDQNKEMVVQLIDDFKISGINGIHVCMVFEVLGHHLLKWIIKSNYQGLPLPCVKSIIKQVLQGLDYLHSKCKIVHTDIKPENILMCVDDAFVRRMAVEATEWQKAGAPPPSGSAVSTAPQVKSVGKISKNKKKKLKKKQKRQTELLERRMLEIEALEKEAEKQRATEGPEGEGLTHSPKHTPRNAALGPAVALGESDDDDDDDEEDGDEEEEGEAERERPTRLTNHTCAALPREQSEVPTTPEAAAEPEGEPTPSPAPDTETQTPTPTPTTPGDGNTANPESEAEEEDEKEDWKEAVKEEEEEEEDGEDDEEDEEDLVTAPSEPPPAVEKEEKDRRTEEEEKSEETKEQETDKEEEDDDDDDDDDDDEEDDDADETETGANDLSNSISTATGQNNNTPKTNGHVLLGGEERERERGPRANHPVPTSSPIHLHCPLVESEFSCTDRDQSSLSSFYELFNGEVVTPGLTNGAQRHRGTAPRFPELPLDPDPGIPVTVGGAGHTGGATSPHSPTADRSRTVSLSSTGDMPKAKAKAADLLVNPLDPRNADTLRVKIADLGNACWVHKHFTEDIQTRQYRSIEVLIGAGYSTPADIWSTACMAFELATGDYLFEPHSGEDYSRDEDHIAHIIELLGVIPRHFALSGKYSREFFNRRGELRHITKLKPWSLFDVLVEKYGWAPEDAGHFTHFLLPMLEMVPEKRASAGDCLSHPWLNS; via the exons ATGAAGGTGGTGAAGAGTGCTCAGCATTACACAGAGACAGCACTGGATGAGATCAAACTGCTCAGATGT GTGAGAGAGAGTGACCCCTCTGACCAAAACAAAGAAATGGTGGTTCAGCTGATAGACGACTTCAAGATCTCTGGAATCAACGGAATAC ATGTGTGTATGGTGTTTGAGGTTCTGGGGCACCATCTTCTAAAATGGATCATCAAGTCCAACTACCAGGGCCTTCCTCTACCCTGTGTCAAGAGTATTATCAAACAg gTTCTGCAGGGCTTGGACTACCTCCACAGCAAGTGTAAGATTGTCCACACGGACATCAAGCCGGAGAACATCCTGATGTGTGTGGACGATGCGTTTGTCCGCCGCATGGCCGTGGAGGCCACAGAGTGGCAGAAGGCCGGGGCACCCCCGCCCTCTGGATCAGCAG TCAGCACAGCACCACAGGTCAAATCG gtgGGGAAGATCtcgaagaacaagaagaagaagctgAAGAAGAAGCAGAAACGTCAGACCGagctgttggagagacgcatgCTGGAGATCGAGGCCCTGGAGAAAGAGGCTGAGAAACAGAGGGCCACAGAGGGCCCCGAAGGTGAGGGGTTGACCCActccccaaaacacacaccccGCAACGCGGCACTGGGGCCCGCCGTCGCACTGGGTGAGAGCGATGACGACGATGATGACGATGAAGAGGatggagacgaggaggaggaaggagaggcggAGAGGGAGAGGCCCACCAGGCTAACCAATCACACTT GTGCTGCCCTGCCCCGGGAGCAGTCAGAGGTTCCCACCACGCCAGAGGCAGCAGCAGAGCCGGAGGGGGAGCCCACCCCCAGCCCTGctccagacacagagacacagaccccCACGCCCACCCCCACCACACCTGGGGATGGCAACACAGCCAATCCAGAGAgcgaggcggaggaggaggacgagaaggAGGATTGGAAAGAGGCCgtaaaggaagaggaagaggaggaggaggatggggaagatgacgaagaggatgaagaggactTGGTTACAGCTCCGTCCGAGCCACCGCCGGcggtagagaaagaggagaaggataggaggacagaggaggaggagaagagtgaggagaccaaggagcAGGAAACGGACAAAGAGGAAGAGGACGATGACgacgatgatgacgatgatgatgatgaagaagacGATGACGCCGATGAAACAGAGACGGGCGCTAACGACCTCAGCAACTCCATATCCACCGCCACGGGCCAGAACAACAACACCCCCAAAACCAACGGCCACGTCCTActggggggtgaggagagggagagggagagaggtcccAGAGCCAACCATCCAGTCCCTACCTCCTCCCCCATCCATCTGCACTGCCCCCTGGTGGAGTCAGAGTTCAGCTGCACGGACAGGGACCAAAGCTCCCTCAGCTCCTTCTATGAGCTCTTCAACGGCGAGGTGGTTACGCCAGGCCTGACCAACGGGGCGCAGCGCCACAGGGGCACGGCGCCACGCTTCCCCGAGTTGCCGCTGGACCCCGACCCGGGAATCCCCGTCACAGTGGGCGGAGCTGGTCACACAGGGGGTGCGACCTCCCCTCACAGCCCCACTGCAGACCGCAGCCGTACTGTGTCGTTGTCTAGCACCGGGGACATGCCTAAAG CCAAGGCCAAAGCAGCAGACCTGCTGGTTAACCCCCTGGACCCCCGCAACGCTGACACACTCCGAGTCAAGATAGCTGACCTTGGCAACGCCTGCTGGGTG CACAAGCACTTCACAGAGGACATCCAGACCAGACAGTACCGCTCCATAGAGGTTCTGATAGGAGCTGGCTACAGCACTCCTGCTGACATTTGGAGCACCGCCTGCatg GCGTTTGAGCTGGCTACAGGAGACTACCTGTTTGAGCCCCACTCTGGGGAGGACTACTCCCGGGATGAGG acCATATTGCCCACATCATTGAGCTGCTGGGCGTTATTCCACGGCACTTTGCGCTCTCCGGAAAATATTCCCGGGAGTTCTTCAACCGAAGAG GTGAGCTGAGGCACATCACCAAGCTGAAGCCCTGGTCCCTGTTTGATGTGTTGGTGGAGAAGTATGGCTGGGCCCCTGAGGACGCCGGCCATTTCACCCACTTCCTGCTGCCCATGCTGGAGATGGTCCCCGAAAAGAGGGCCTCGGCTGGGGACTGCCTCAGCCACCCCTGGCTCAACTCGTAG